Proteins found in one Lysinibacillus fusiformis genomic segment:
- a CDS encoding P-II family nitrogen regulator has translation MKKIEAIIRPEVFGAVRDGLAQEGIAGLSVSEIAGCGRQLGRTGLFRGNTYEIEFLPKLKLEMIVDDRKVDAIVEILLREAATGKVGDGKIFIYPVEQAIRIRTKEVGSIAVE, from the coding sequence ATGAAAAAAATTGAAGCAATCATTCGACCTGAAGTTTTTGGAGCAGTTCGGGATGGACTTGCACAGGAAGGTATTGCAGGGTTAAGCGTTTCTGAAATTGCTGGTTGTGGACGTCAGCTAGGTAGAACGGGACTCTTCCGCGGCAATACGTATGAAATCGAATTTTTACCTAAATTAAAATTAGAAATGATTGTGGACGACAGAAAAGTTGATGCCATCGTAGAGATTTTATTGCGTGAAGCAGCAACTGGTAAAGTTGGGGACGGGAAGATTTTCATTTATCCAGTAGAACAAGCAATTCGTATCCGAACAAAAGAAGTCGGATCGATTGCAGTAGAATAA